The nucleotide window aataaatgacagaaaagtCAATCCGTGTTTCTAAATGTTCATTTAGTGATATTTTGAGTCTTGATTACTCTGGAGCTCAGACCTTCCTTTTGGGAATGTGAAGTTGACCATCTCTGTCATAGGAGCATGGGAGGCAACCAGACATGGATCACAGAAGTCATCCTGCTGGGATTCCAGGTCGATCCAGCACTGGAGCTCCTTCTCTTTggacttttctgtcttttctataCCCTCACCCTTCTGGGAAATGGAGTCATCTTAGGGCTTATCTGCTTAGACGCTAGACTGCACagccccatgtacttcttcctcactCACCTGGCAATTGTTGACATGTCCTACGCCTCCAATAATGTCCCCAAGATGCTGGCAAATCTTGTGAATCTGAAAAGAACCATATCCTTTGTTCCTTGCATCATGCAGACTTTTCTGTATCTGGCTTTTGCTCACATAGAGTGCCTGATTTTGGTTGTGATGTCCTATGACAGGTTTGTGGCAATCTGCCATCCTCTACATTACACTGTCACCATGAACTGGAGAATGTGCACAGTCTTAGCCAGCACTTCTTGGGTTTTTAGCTTCCTCTTGGCTCTCGTCCATTTAATTCTCATCTTGAGGCTGCCCTTCTGTGGGCCTCATGAAATCAACCACTTCTTCTGTGAAATCCTGTCTGTCCTCAAGCTGGCCTGTGCTGACACTAGGCTCAACCAAGTGGTCATCTTTGCTGCCTGTGTGTTTATCTTAGTGGGACCTCTCTGCTTGGTGCTGGTGTCCTACTCACGCATCCTGTTTGCCATCCTGAGAATCCAGTCTGGGGAAGGCCGCAGAAAGGCCTTCTCCACCTGTTCCTCCCACCTCTGTGTGGTGGGGCTCTTCTTTGGCAGCGCCATTGTCATGTACATGGCCCCCAAATCCAACCACCCTGAGGAGCAGCAGAAGATCCTTTCCCTGTTTTATAGCCTTTTCAACCCTATGCTGAACCCACTGATCTACAGTCTGAGGAACACAGAGGTGAAGGGTGCCCTGAGGAGAGTCTTATACAGGCAGAGGCATATATGAGAGATGGGGAAAATCAACATGGTTGGGGTACTTTGTAACCCATGAAATATGGTAGATGGCATTTTTCACCTTATGCTATAATAGATGCCACATTAAAATAGACTATTTTAGACCTAAACATTCAACCTGAAGCCATAGAGactttagcaaataaaaaagatgaataccTTAATGCTTGTGAGTATGCAAGATTCTTCATTCTCTGGAAAAAACACAAGACACAAAATTCGAAGACTTGATAAAGATTAGGTTTTTTCAAAATAAGTCCTTCTGATAATGAAAGTCACTATGAAGAAACAAGAAATGCAAGTCACAGACCAagtgttttgtatgtttttaaatgctattttaagcTGTGAAGTTTGTGTTCACTTGTGGCAGCTAcaagagaaaactataaaacttttagtgTCAGATAAAATCCATTTGTTTCCAGCTCTGGCCCTTGTTAGGTTGGTAATCTACCAGTTAGTGCAATGGTACTCTACTTTTCTGGTCTTGGGACTTCTTtgaactcttaaaaattactgagttcccaaagaaaatatatttatgtggcTGTATTTGTTGATATGTATCATAATAGAAATCAAAAGTGAGActccattaaatattttaattcatttggaattatttcttatatattaatataatgtattttcATGAAAAGTAACTATcattaataaagcaaaaaaaaagagtgaagaaaagaGTGAAgctatgttttacatttttaagaaatatatttttttattttagagagagaaagaagaacaccagagcagaggaaggacagagggagttagagaatcctaagcagacttgACACTGAggggaagcctgacacagggctggatctcaccaccctgacattatgacctgagccaaattcaagattcagacattcaaccaactgaccCAGTCGGGAGCCCCTGGTTTACATTTTGAATAATCTTAAATGCTGGCTCAAGCAAGAAGAGCTGAATTTTGTATTTCTACTACACTCTCGCTGATGCAAGATCACATGTCATGTTGCCTCTGGAAAACTGCATGGTGCACTCATGAGGgagaatgaaaaaggcaaaaagtctaaatataatgatgaaaatagttttgacccaATGGTCCCTTTGAGAGATTCTCAGAGATGCCCCCCAGTCCCGGGACCACACTTAAGAATCAGGAACTTAGTATATTCAGCCTCAATCTCCACATTGATAAAATGGTAATGTTGATCAGATTAAACCAGGTAGTCCACATAGAGCATTTGGCATATTTTCTGAAACGAGAGAGGGGCTCAATAATGGTTGCCTGTCAATGTTAGAAGCCTTTGTCGTTTGTATTTACCCACCCTTACTGCAGGTAGAGATACGTCCTGGCTCAGGGGATGCATTCTCACTCAAGGTTGTCACAACAGGATTCCATGGGAATCCACCTCTCAAGCATCTAAAAGTCCCAGCCCTTCAGATGCTTTGATGGGGACTGCAGAGAGGCCCGATTTCATCAACTGTAATCAATTAGAGAGTTTGGGTCTAGTAATTTGTGACATTTGTCTCCCATTTATAACCCTTGAGACAGTTGGAAGTTTGTGCAAGAACAGTGTGATGCCAATATCTGCCCTGTTTGTTCCCCAGAATTTTCCTCCAAGGACCCTCAGATACAACCTGAGCTCTCCCCCAGAGATGAAATTTAGGGATTTCCCTCCCGATTCTTAGGAAGAAGACAAATAGCTGTAATAGCTTGTGATCATTCTGGGAATTGGAATTCTCAGTAGAAACTCAAGaatgttttttaattcatctgaCTCTAAAATAAAAGCTGTGCTCCTGGGGTTCTTTGAAGAGTCTTCGGCAAGTCCACTGAGTGACTCTTTCTGTATCTGGGATTTAATCCTCTGAAAGCTACTCAGGGAACAGGACATTATACCCATTCTAGAGGTACATTTCTCAACTCTGTGGGGTTGACTGTAGGTCAGAATTACTTCTTGTGAGAAAACCCAGTGCGAACCTGTCCTAATGCAGAGGACATTATCAGTTTATGCTGGGAGGTGATTTTCAGTGATAAAGGACGGGCTATGTGGACAAGAATGACATTCCTGGGTGATCTTCCCTCCTGACCCACACTGTGCACTATAGGTAGATGTCTGCCTCCCCTACCTTAGAGACCATCTGCCCATGTGTGGTGGGCAGGCATCCTTGAACTCCTCCAGCATCTCTCTCAGCATTTCCTCCTAATGTAACAGATGGATGGAGGGCAGAGCTAGCACCACTGTCTCAGTGTGAGGGGGCTCAGACAATGAGAAATCTTAGATGCATGCAGTCATTGTCTCTGCAAAGGTTCTTAAATGGTCAAATTAATAGAAGGACTTTATCCCCCTGCTAAATGAAGatcattgtttaaaatatttatttatttattttaggagagaGCAAAAGGGAGAGCAAGCCTAGAGAGGGACCTGATCCCAGTctccccagatcatgacctgagtagaaatcaagagatcgggatccctgggtggcgcagcggtttggcgcctgcctttggcccagggctcgatcctggagacctgcgatcgaatcccacccacatcgggctcccggtgcatggagcctgctcctccctctgcctgtgtctctgcctctctctctctctctctctctctctatcacaaataaataaattaaaaaaaaaa belongs to Canis lupus baileyi chromosome 15, mCanLup2.hap1, whole genome shotgun sequence and includes:
- the LOC140604459 gene encoding olfactory receptor 2A12-like, which gives rise to MGGNQTWITEVILLGFQVDPALELLLFGLFCLFYTLTLLGNGVILGLICLDARLHSPMYFFLTHLAIVDMSYASNNVPKMLANLVNLKRTISFVPCIMQTFLYLAFAHIECLILVVMSYDRFVAICHPLHYTVTMNWRMCTVLASTSWVFSFLLALVHLILILRLPFCGPHEINHFFCEILSVLKLACADTRLNQVVIFAACVFILVGPLCLVLVSYSRILFAILRIQSGEGRRKAFSTCSSHLCVVGLFFGSAIVMYMAPKSNHPEEQQKILSLFYSLFNPMLNPLIYSLRNTEVKGALRRVLYRQRHI